A genomic stretch from Tribolium castaneum strain GA2 chromosome 6, icTriCast1.1, whole genome shotgun sequence includes:
- the Polr3E gene encoding DNA-directed RNA polymerase III subunit RPC5 yields MEAPTPASAPPDDDDEIVKEIPIFNSTRLQNSLYLLRYPLLSKKCTNELTIKRGFFKPSNQEVELEMAIDVASSNFDSDRAELIAQEIDGAPEERKTSKIHFENDLVDKVSLKSSKAVKEPSKYAALAYTGREIHLTTLRNIFQFRPSFNYLDRGAKKRKDADHNDLSDEDEAGPSTAELITVKFKQSDDRWKKSKNDKVSEMKSVDEAWTNCEVHTENSSLSKVEKLKLIAENTEPTGQAMNLPDLDYIRVLVPEDEGQGTTEPSSPSHIMSLHTLRASPILEQCRVLLKDAQIIQFQQLLMILAGGEGLTAETLLKNLPKVAVLVRGNWVVKSEVLYPSNTFSSTSGVPAELMCRTRDYVLYLFTKNQYVERKKVSSVMKIPSEEVKEIFTGFSRLRHNKGWELVLPTDNDFILKHGDIVQRQGEAWEQKFKQLSEFLKDNKRQRRKSKSVSEDCKMRNGVSSDNDSGTEKNKSPVAARKKIAKVQENTS; encoded by the exons ATGGAGGCTCCAACCCCCGCGAGTGCCCCACCCGATGATGACGACGAAATCGTGAAAGAG ATCCCAATTTTTAACTCCACGCGCCTCCAGAACAGCCTCTACCTGTTGCGGTACCCCCTCTTGTCGAAAAAATGCACGAATGAGTTGACCATCAAACGTGGTTTTTTCAAACCCAGTAACCAGGAGGTTGAGCTGGAGATGGCAATTGATGTGGCGTCCTCGAATTTCGATAGTGATCGGGCCGAACTGATCGCTCAGGAGATCGACGGGGCGCCGGAGGAGCGCAAAACTAGTAaaattcattttgaaaatgatctGGTCGATAAAGTTAGTCTGAAGTCGTCCAAAGCGGTCAAAGAGCCGAGTAAATACGCCGCGTTGGCATACACAGGCCGGGAGATACATTTGACGACGTTGCGCAACATATTTCAGTTCAGGCCCAGTTTTAATTACCTTGATAGAGGTGCGAAAAAACGGAAAGATGCAGATCATAACGATTTGAGCGATGAGGACGAGGCGGGGCCGAGCACTGCCGAGCTGATCACCGTCAAGTTCAAGCAGAGTGATGATCGGTGGAAGAAATCCAAAAATGACAAAGTTTCGGAGATGAAAAGTGTCGATGAAGCTTGGACGAACTGTGAAGTGCACACGGAAAATAGTTCTTTGAGTAAAGTGGAAAAGTTGAAACTGATTGCGGAAAATACCGAACCCACGGGCCAGGCTATGAATTTGCCAGACTTGGATTATATCCGGGTTTTGGTTCCTGAAGATGAGGGGCAAGGGACAACAGAGCCGTCTTCGCCCTCTCACATCATGTCTTTGCACACTTTGAGGGCGTCCCCCATTCTAGAACAGTGCCGGGTTTTGCTCAAAGACGCCCAAATCATACAATTCCAACAACTGTTGATGATTCTAGCAGGGGGTGAAGGTCTGACGGCTGAAACCTTGTTGAAGAACTTGCCCAAGGTGGCTGTCCTAGTTAGGGGTAATTGGGTGGTGAAAAGTGAAGTGTTGTACCCCAGTAACACGTTTTCTTCAACTAGTGGGGTCCCCGCTGAGTTGATGTGCCGGACACGGgattatgtg TTGTATTTATTCACTAAAAATCAGTACGTTGAGCGGAAAAAGGTCTCCTCGGTGATGAAGATCCCCTCGGAAGAGGTGAAGGAAATCTTCACGGGCTTCTCGCGTCTTCGTCATAATAAAGGCTGGGAGTTGGTGTTGCCCACTGATAACGATTTTATCTTGAAACATGGCGATATAGTGCAAAGACAGGGCGAGGCGTGGGAACAGAAGTTTAAACAGTTGAGTGAGTTTTTAAAAGACAATAAACGGCAAAGACGGAAGAGTAAAAGTGTGAGTGAAGATTGTAAAATGCGGAACGGAGTGAGTTCGGATAATGATTCCGGgacggaaaaaaataaatcgccGGTGGCGGCtaggaaaaaaattgccaagGTGCAGGAGAATACGTCGTGA
- the LOC100142029 gene encoding fibroblast growth factor 1, producing the protein MDEKPSWHGNVMRLRSENGFNLTIQDDGHVLGTRDDNLDNVLVVSSSGEISHVRIQGAKSKRYLCFDDSGNLYAEEDKNKDGAIFKEILQGSYNGYVSKNHPDWYIGIKKDGNMKNGKRTQWGKKSVKFLPNRNVSEAELQQLDSS; encoded by the exons ATGGACGAAAAGCCAAGCTGGCATGGGAATGTAATGAGACTCAGGTCCGAAAATGGGTTTAATTTGACCATACAAGATGATGGGCACGTTTTGGGCACAAGGGATGATAATTTAGACAATGTCCTGGTTGTTAGTTCAAGTGGGGAGATTTCCCATGTCAGGATTCAAGGAGCGAAGAGTAAACGGTATCTGTGTTTTGACGATTCGGGAAATTTGTACGCGGAA gaagacaaaaataaagacggggccatttttaaagaaatccTTCAAGGTTCGTACAACGGATATGTATCAAAAAATCATCCGGACTGGTACATTGGGATTAAAAAAGATGGGAACATGAAGAATGGAAAACGGACGCAGTGGGGCAAAAAATCAGTGAAATTTTTGCCCAACAGAAATGTATCGGAAGCGGAATTGCAACAGCTAGACTCCAGttga
- the LOC103314033 gene encoding fibroblast growth factor 1, whose product MENGTSDSDSTDVESLSDSDEIDEGKNVKNRTKRGIAWCGVEDAPSSHASISAPQISWPPSNPNSNWRQLRPVHFGNPLFGTKMQLYSRTRHNLAVYPDGEVRGTPDDDDLHTYLEVMSAGHPGHVRIKGLLTNLYVAMDPKGRLYGEPDMTDNSTIFIEAFQGSYNTYLSLKYAHLGWYIGIKKSGKFKRGPKTKYGQKAIKFLPRRSRFQ is encoded by the exons ATGGAAAACGGGACTAGTGACAGTGATAGTACCGATGTTGAAAGTTTGAGTGACAGTGATGAGATCGATGaaggaaaaaatgtgaaaaataggACGAAAAGGGGAATTGCGTG GTGCGGAGTGGAGGACGCTCCCAGTTCACACGCCTCTATTTCCGCGCCCCAAATTTCCTGGCCCCCCTCCAATCCCAACTCAAACTGGCGCCAATTGCGCCCTGTCCACTTCGGAAACCCGCTTTTCGGCACAAAAATGCAGCTCTATTCCAGAACTAGACACAACCTCGCCGTTTATCCGGACGGCGAAGTGCGGGGAACCCCCGACGACGACGACTTGCaca CTTATTTGGAGGTAATGTCGGCTGGGCACCCGGGCCACGTGCGCATTAAGGGCCTTTTGACAAACCTCTACGTCGCCATGGACCCCAAAGGGCGCTTGTACGGGGAGCCAGACATGACGGACAATTCTACCATTTTTATCGAGGCGTTTCAAGGCTCTTACAACACCTATCTCTCCCTAAAGTACGCCCATTTGGGGTGGTACATCGGGATAAAAAAATCGGGGAAGTTCAAGCGCGGGCCCAAGACCAAGTACGGCCAAAAGGCGATCAAGTTTTTACCGCGCAGATCTCGCTTTCAATGA